In the Streptobacillus moniliformis DSM 12112 genome, one interval contains:
- the mvaD gene encoding diphosphomevalonate decarboxylase produces the protein MARGYINIAIVKYWGKKEFNPYLVPIQGSISIRSKRLYTETNISESDKDIFILNGEIQGENETKKIFSFVDKVIKKRKCICIDSKNFVPTAAGLASSASAYCTLTKALNDFFKLNLNTEEMAKISTMGSGSAGRSFYNIAAFDKNGKIYELKTELNLSMLAIVLNDKKKEISSRNAMEISKNSPIYPMWVKRANEDFEKMKSALLENDFIKIGNIMEKNTIIMHNTTFRSNPSFSFLTKETYFVIKIVKRLRMKGINIFTTMDAGPNVKILYLKEDEEKVLKELNKYFEGKILLC, from the coding sequence ATGGCTAGAGGATATATAAACATAGCTATAGTTAAATATTGGGGGAAAAAAGAATTTAATCCATATCTTGTGCCTATTCAAGGAAGTATATCTATTAGATCAAAAAGACTTTATACAGAAACTAATATATCAGAAAGTGATAAAGATATATTCATATTAAATGGTGAAATTCAAGGTGAAAATGAAACTAAGAAGATATTTTCTTTTGTTGATAAGGTAATAAAAAAAAGAAAATGTATTTGTATAGATAGTAAAAATTTTGTTCCAACAGCAGCAGGTCTTGCATCTAGTGCAAGTGCTTATTGTACACTTACTAAGGCTTTAAATGATTTTTTTAAATTAAATTTAAATACAGAAGAAATGGCTAAAATCTCTACTATGGGTTCAGGTTCAGCAGGTAGAAGTTTCTATAACATAGCAGCTTTTGATAAAAATGGTAAAATATATGAATTAAAAACAGAGCTTAATCTTTCTATGCTGGCTATAGTTCTTAATGATAAGAAAAAAGAAATTTCATCAAGAAATGCTATGGAAATTTCTAAAAACTCCCCTATATATCCTATGTGGGTAAAAAGAGCAAATGAAGATTTTGAAAAAATGAAGTCAGCATTATTAGAAAATGATTTTATAAAAATAGGAAATATTATGGAAAAAAATACAATAATTATGCACAATACTACTTTTAGATCTAATCCTTCATTTTCTTTTTTAACTAAGGAAACATATTTTGTTATTAAAATTGTTAAAAGATTAAGAATGAAAGGTATTAATATTTTTACTACAATGGATGCAGGACCTAATGTGAAAATACTTTATTTAAAAGAAGATGAAGAAAAAGTATTGAAAGAATTAAATAAATATTTTGAAGGGAAGATACTTCTATGTTAG
- the ahpC gene encoding alkyl hydroperoxide reductase subunit C, which yields MSLIGKRIPEFKVSAFKKGEEDFITITDKDVLGKWSVFVFYPADFTFVCPTELEDLQDNYENFKAEGAEVYSISCDTSFVHKAWNDHSPKISKVEYPMIGDPTGFLAREFGVMIEEEGLALRGSFVINPEGKIVAYEIHDNGIGREASELLRKLQAAKFVAQYGEVCPAKWKPGKETLKPSIDLVGEL from the coding sequence ATGTCATTAATTGGAAAAAGAATCCCTGAATTTAAAGTTAGTGCTTTTAAGAAAGGTGAAGAAGATTTTATTACTATAACAGATAAGGATGTATTAGGAAAGTGGTCAGTATTTGTATTTTATCCTGCTGATTTCACATTTGTTTGTCCTACTGAATTAGAAGATTTACAAGACAATTATGAAAACTTCAAAGCAGAAGGTGCAGAAGTATATAGTATTTCATGCGATACTTCTTTTGTTCATAAAGCTTGGAACGATCATTCACCTAAAATATCTAAAGTTGAATATCCTATGATAGGAGATCCTACAGGATTTTTAGCTAGAGAATTTGGTGTAATGATAGAAGAAGAAGGATTAGCTTTAAGAGGAAGTTTTGTAATTAACCCTGAAGGTAAAATCGTAGCTTATGAAATTCATGATAACGGAATAGGTAGAGAAGCTTCAGAATTATTAAGAAAATTACAAGCTGCTAAATTTGTTGCTCAATATGGAGAAGTTTGCCCTGCTAAATGGAAACCTGGTAAAGAAACTTTAAAACCAAGTATAGACTTAGTTGGAGAACTTTAA
- a CDS encoding HAD-IB family phosphatase — MWKENIKNRLDEFIKKNKNNGHYAVFDCDNTILMNDIQFALVHYTLKFKKFKTTPKMLKDFLYRNFPNEKVILDEFLEIFENAYISESNSDAYLKFLANVEDLVEYIFSKYDSFDITSVFFIDMKEDELRKLIQKAINYHNLVEFSYENWIYENNISSYKTGLSIAKEMEELIKEFYHNNIDVYVISGSPRFQVEEVLKPLNPYIKKIYGKELEIKDDKITGEFEKGSIKTFYEGKIEVIEKYIYPKYSKAPAFIAGDSMGDYHMLTKYEETEISLIIDRNRTGKFKELLMLDNDKYLSQTVDETTGIFIDAEKSITL, encoded by the coding sequence ATGTGGAAAGAAAATATTAAAAACAGATTAGATGAGTTTATTAAAAAGAACAAAAATAATGGTCATTATGCTGTATTTGATTGTGATAATACCATTTTAATGAATGATATACAATTTGCACTTGTTCATTATACATTGAAGTTTAAAAAATTTAAAACCACTCCAAAAATGCTTAAAGATTTCTTATACAGAAATTTCCCAAATGAAAAAGTAATATTAGATGAATTTTTAGAAATATTTGAAAATGCATATATTTCAGAAAGTAATAGCGATGCCTATTTAAAATTTTTAGCAAATGTTGAAGATCTAGTTGAATATATTTTTTCAAAATATGATTCTTTTGATATTACGAGTGTTTTTTTCATTGATATGAAAGAAGATGAGTTAAGAAAGTTAATACAAAAAGCTATTAATTATCACAACTTAGTTGAATTTAGTTACGAAAATTGGATATATGAAAACAATATTTCTTCATACAAAACAGGTCTTTCAATAGCAAAAGAAATGGAAGAATTAATAAAAGAGTTTTATCATAATAATATAGATGTATATGTAATTTCTGGTTCACCAAGATTTCAGGTTGAAGAAGTTTTAAAGCCTTTAAATCCGTATATTAAAAAAATATATGGTAAGGAATTAGAAATTAAAGATGATAAAATCACTGGTGAATTTGAAAAAGGAAGTATAAAAACATTTTATGAGGGCAAGATAGAGGTAATTGAAAAATATATTTACCCAAAATACAGTAAAGCTCCAGCATTTATAGCTGGTGATAGTATGGGTGATTATCATATGTTGACAAAATATGAAGAAACTGAAATTTCATTAATTATAGATAGGAACAGAACAGGGAAATTCAAAGAACTTCTTATGTTAGACAATGATAAATATTTAAGTCAAACTGTAGATGAAACTACAGGAATTTTTATTGATGCTGAAAAAAGTATCACATTATAA
- a CDS encoding YwaF family protein, with the protein MFNIITRGEYHLKFFSPEHLRPIFVLIIISIILLLIPYLFKGIEKGKYTTFIGILCLAVKLGDSLYRIHFENDVWYNTMPFNLCNVSLIFAGIYFITRKRLYFNFVYFWFSGAIIAVIIPGFSVYHSSLYIYSFIASHMFEIFAVFYAFIHLDERVTFNGLITSIIGYMGLIGLAFLWNGIYGTNFMFMADYIIGAVSFIKPFWFYQIALTGLFTLSILLMYLPFVNNQKEDLEEVII; encoded by the coding sequence GTGTTTAATATTATTACTAGAGGTGAATATCATTTAAAGTTTTTTTCACCCGAACATCTAAGACCCATTTTTGTATTAATAATTATATCTATCATTTTATTATTAATACCATATTTATTTAAAGGAATAGAAAAAGGAAAATATACAACATTTATAGGTATTTTATGTCTAGCAGTAAAACTTGGAGATTCTCTTTACAGAATTCATTTTGAAAATGATGTTTGGTATAATACTATGCCGTTTAATCTATGTAATGTTTCTCTTATTTTTGCAGGTATATACTTTATTACAAGAAAAAGACTTTATTTTAATTTCGTGTATTTTTGGTTTTCAGGAGCTATAATAGCTGTAATAATACCTGGATTTTCAGTGTATCATTCTTCTCTTTATATTTATTCTTTCATTGCAAGTCATATGTTTGAAATATTTGCAGTATTTTATGCGTTCATACATTTAGATGAAAGAGTTACATTTAATGGATTAATTACATCTATAATAGGATATATGGGATTAATAGGATTAGCATTTTTATGGAATGGAATTTATGGTACTAACTTCATGTTTATGGCAGATTATATAATAGGAGCAGTAAGCTTTATCAAACCATTCTGGTTTTATCAAATAGCTCTAACAGGACTATTTACTTTATCTATACTACTTATGTATCTGCCATTTGTAAACAATCAAAAAGAAGATTTAGAAGAAGTTATAATATAA
- the mvk gene encoding mevalonate kinase, whose translation MAYGKVILFGEHSVVYGKNAIALLLKSVKIEADIVYEYVFENEHVKFIKKNIIEKSNIKDRVYIKIKSTIPSSRGLGSSAALAVSIAMAFKKRYNISDEIVKTIVFEAEKWAHGNPSGIDLAVIFNNQNVLFNKKEGIKNIDFHLNAKLVISDSGIRGNTKKAVSMVAKNYNKFEKYIEDLGKITDDAIIALKNSDLKMVGNLMNLAQNNLKLMNLSNDMIDELINVSKENSLGSKITGAGLGGCIISLVENEKKALELKKLLIKKGAKKVWLEDI comes from the coding sequence ATGGCTTACGGTAAAGTAATATTATTTGGAGAACATTCAGTAGTATATGGTAAAAATGCTATAGCACTACTTTTAAAATCCGTTAAAATAGAAGCTGATATAGTATATGAATATGTATTTGAAAATGAACATGTTAAGTTTATAAAGAAAAATATAATTGAAAAATCTAATATTAAAGATAGAGTATATATTAAAATAAAATCAACTATTCCTAGTTCAAGAGGATTAGGTTCTTCAGCAGCACTTGCAGTTTCTATAGCAATGGCTTTTAAGAAAAGATATAATATTAGTGATGAAATAGTTAAAACTATTGTTTTTGAAGCTGAAAAGTGGGCTCATGGTAATCCTAGTGGAATAGATCTTGCAGTTATATTTAACAATCAAAATGTTTTGTTTAATAAAAAAGAAGGAATAAAAAATATTGATTTTCATCTAAATGCTAAACTTGTAATTTCGGATAGTGGAATTAGAGGTAATACCAAAAAAGCTGTATCTATGGTTGCGAAAAACTATAATAAATTTGAAAAATATATAGAAGATTTAGGAAAAATTACTGATGATGCTATAATTGCATTAAAAAATTCTGATTTGAAAATGGTTGGAAATTTAATGAATTTAGCACAGAATAATTTGAAATTAATGAATTTATCAAATGATATGATTGATGAGCTTATTAATGTGTCAAAAGAAAACTCACTAGGTTCTAAAATAACTGGAGCAGGTCTTGGAGGCTGCATAATATCACTAGTTGAAAATGAAAAAAAAGCACTAGAGCTTAAGAAATTATTAATTAAAAAAGGAGCGAAAAAAGTATGGCTAGAGGATATATAA
- a CDS encoding mevalonate kinase family protein, translating into MLEKAGSKLYLAGEYAILSENSYAIVSFIPKYTYLNIEENDIWKIVSEIEDKDNIIGRVLSYLEKNFEIKKRGKLKYYSELYKNNKKYGLGSSASLIVVTIKAILKMNDYIISEKHLFDIAIDFMIENDISGSFGDIACICYESNILFKSSNRIDRKYIIEKINVKTNLKVEAIWTTCPSSSSKLISKIDMNNSEFEKFKNISNILTLGIFEDFKENKVDEILEKIDKLNENLHFLEKNNDIVIHTPLINEFLNKYKHSKISGAGGGDFILSFSKSDILEDLKVFVHC; encoded by the coding sequence ATGTTAGAAAAAGCAGGTTCTAAGCTATATCTTGCAGGAGAATATGCTATTTTAAGTGAAAACTCTTATGCTATAGTGTCATTTATTCCTAAATACACCTATTTAAATATAGAAGAAAATGATATTTGGAAAATAGTGTCAGAAATTGAAGATAAAGATAATATAATAGGGAGAGTTTTAAGTTATCTTGAAAAAAACTTTGAAATTAAAAAAAGGGGAAAACTTAAATATTATAGTGAACTTTATAAAAACAATAAAAAATATGGACTTGGATCTTCTGCGTCTTTAATTGTAGTTACGATTAAGGCTATATTAAAGATGAATGATTACATCATTTCAGAAAAACATCTTTTTGATATTGCCATAGATTTTATGATAGAAAATGATATAAGTGGATCTTTTGGAGATATAGCTTGTATTTGTTATGAAAGTAATATACTTTTTAAATCATCTAATAGAATAGATAGAAAATATATTATAGAAAAAATTAATGTGAAAACTAATTTGAAAGTAGAGGCTATATGGACAACATGTCCTTCAAGTAGCTCTAAATTAATTTCTAAAATTGATATGAATAATAGTGAATTTGAAAAGTTTAAAAACATTTCTAATATATTAACTTTGGGGATATTTGAAGATTTTAAAGAAAATAAAGTTGATGAAATATTAGAAAAAATAGATAAATTAAATGAAAATTTACATTTTTTAGAAAAAAACAATGACATTGTTATTCATACACCTTTAATAAATGAATTTTTAAATAAGTATAAACACTCTAAAATTTCAGGAGCAGGTGGAGGAGATTTTATACTTTCTTTTTCGAAATCAGATATATTAGAAGATTTGAAAGTTTTTGTTCATTGTTGA
- the mnmG gene encoding tRNA uridine-5-carboxymethylaminomethyl(34) synthesis enzyme MnmG — MQNYDIIVVGAGHAGVEASLAAARLGKKVALFTIYLDNIAMMSCNPAIGGPGKSHIVSEIGMLGGQMAVHIDKYNLQLKNLNHTKGLAAKITRAQADKYWYRIKMREIIEKEDNLDVIQNMVEDLILDDNKKVIGVIDALGLKYSAKAVILCTGTFLNGEYIIGDVKYSAGRQGEKASNSLPDNLVKYGIEMDRYQTATPPRIDKKSINLDILEKLYGETNPRYFSYMSNKTDEKPLETWLTFTTEETIKVGQELLKYSPIVTGIVSTKGPRHCPSLDRKIMNFPDKTDHQIFLEQESRESDEIYVNGFTTAMPPFAQEKLIKTIKGLENAKILRYGYAVEYDFIPARQLNFSLESKIIENLFQAGTINGTSGYEEAAAQGFIAGVNAARKIDGKEPIIISRDEGYIGVLIDDIINKETPEPYRVLPSRAEYRLTLRQDNVFIRLLEKSKEIGLLDKSKLKELEDNIQIISDEIERLKEIKIYPNKENNDIIKKIDKNTSHNNVMTAFEFLARQEITYDNLKLFIETKDLPEISKEQVEIEAKYRIFIERERNQIEKFKKLENIAIPEDFNYEIVKGLSNIAISGLSYTKPKNIGQATRISGVTYNDIAILVSILKEVK, encoded by the coding sequence ATGCAAAACTATGATATTATAGTAGTGGGAGCAGGTCATGCTGGTGTTGAAGCTTCACTTGCAGCAGCAAGATTAGGTAAAAAAGTCGCTCTATTTACTATATACCTAGATAATATTGCAATGATGAGTTGTAATCCTGCCATAGGTGGACCAGGTAAATCACATATAGTTAGTGAAATAGGTATGCTTGGTGGTCAAATGGCAGTACATATAGATAAGTATAATTTACAACTTAAAAACTTAAATCATACTAAAGGTCTTGCAGCTAAAATAACTAGAGCTCAAGCTGATAAATATTGGTATAGAATTAAAATGAGAGAAATTATAGAAAAAGAAGATAATCTTGATGTAATACAAAATATGGTTGAAGATTTAATACTTGATGATAATAAAAAAGTTATAGGGGTAATTGATGCTCTAGGTCTTAAATATTCTGCAAAAGCTGTAATACTTTGTACAGGTACTTTCTTAAATGGAGAATATATTATAGGGGATGTTAAATATTCTGCTGGAAGACAAGGAGAGAAAGCAAGTAATTCTTTACCAGATAATTTAGTAAAATATGGAATAGAAATGGATAGATACCAAACTGCTACTCCACCTAGAATAGATAAAAAAAGTATAAATTTAGACATATTAGAAAAATTATATGGGGAAACTAATCCAAGATATTTTTCATATATGAGTAATAAAACAGATGAGAAACCTCTTGAAACTTGGTTAACATTTACAACAGAGGAAACTATAAAAGTTGGGCAAGAATTACTTAAATATTCACCAATAGTTACAGGAATTGTATCAACTAAAGGACCAAGACATTGTCCATCACTTGATAGAAAAATTATGAATTTTCCTGATAAAACTGATCATCAAATATTTCTTGAACAAGAATCAAGAGAAAGCGATGAAATTTATGTAAATGGATTTACAACAGCTATGCCTCCATTTGCACAAGAAAAACTTATTAAAACTATTAAAGGTTTAGAAAATGCTAAAATTTTAAGATATGGTTACGCTGTTGAATATGATTTTATTCCAGCAAGACAATTAAATTTTTCTCTTGAATCTAAGATTATAGAAAATCTTTTCCAAGCTGGGACTATTAATGGTACTAGTGGATATGAAGAAGCTGCTGCTCAAGGATTTATTGCTGGGGTAAATGCCGCTAGAAAAATAGATGGAAAAGAGCCTATTATAATCTCTCGTGATGAAGGATATATAGGCGTATTAATAGATGATATTATAAATAAAGAAACTCCAGAACCATACAGAGTTCTTCCATCTCGTGCAGAATATAGGCTAACTTTAAGACAGGATAATGTATTCATTAGATTACTTGAAAAATCTAAAGAAATAGGTCTGTTAGATAAGTCTAAATTAAAAGAACTTGAAGATAATATACAGATTATTTCTGATGAAATAGAAAGATTAAAAGAAATAAAAATCTATCCTAATAAAGAAAATAATGATATAATTAAGAAGATAGATAAAAATACTTCACATAATAATGTAATGACAGCATTTGAATTTTTAGCAAGACAAGAAATAACCTATGATAATTTAAAATTATTTATTGAAACAAAGGATTTACCTGAAATTTCTAAAGAACAAGTTGAAATAGAGGCTAAATATAGAATATTTATCGAAAGAGAAAGAAATCAAATTGAAAAATTTAAAAAACTTGAAAATATTGCTATACCAGAAGACTTTAATTATGAAATAGTAAAAGGATTATCTAATATAGCTATAAGTGGTCTGAGTTATACTAAACCAAAAAACATCGGACAAGCAACTAGAATAAGTGGCGTTACATACAATGATATAGCCATACTAGTTTCTATACTAAAGGAGGTTAAATAG
- the pepF gene encoding oligoendopeptidase F: protein MEKILKRSEVDINKTWDLTTIFENDASWEKEFEKLYSEIESISKFEETMIDDVNTLADTLDLDDKLNQRIMLLYTYAHLKGDEDTGNSKYQEYNAKIMKMYSDYDARSTFIRIKLLELSEEKVEEYFSHERLVERKFEMEKLFKTKKHQLSQKEEELLANMAQITGVSSKAFSMLNNADITFEEIENSKGEKLSLNHARYGMYMESSDRKLRENAYNSMYKTYKGLKNTFATTLEGQVLAHTTNAKLRNYSSARNAAVSSNFIDEGVYDSLLSAVNDKISTLHKYVEFRKEQLGFEELKMYDMYTPLLKEVELNFTYEEAKEIIIEALQVLGQDYVKLIKKAFDERWIDYAENEGKRSGAYSSGTYGTNPFILISWRGTLDNLFTLIHELGHSIHSYYTRNYQPYIYGHYTIFLAEVASITNELILNDFLIKKYEDNPVIKAYIINHYLDKVKGTVFRQTQFAEFEYEIHRSVEEGQPLTAEYLSNLYENLNKKYYGEAITYDDNIRYEWARIPHFYYNFYVYQYATGMSAASAFAKKILTEGRPAVEKYINYLKSGASDYSLNILKNAGVDMNTNAPVYACLETFQEKLEELQKVLKEI from the coding sequence ATGGAAAAAATTTTAAAAAGAAGTGAAGTTGATATAAACAAAACTTGGGATTTAACAACAATATTTGAAAATGATGCTTCTTGGGAAAAGGAATTTGAAAAGCTATATAGTGAAATAGAGAGTATATCTAAATTTGAAGAAACTATGATAGATGATGTAAATACATTAGCAGATACTTTAGATTTAGATGATAAATTAAATCAAAGAATAATGTTACTATATACTTACGCACATTTAAAAGGAGATGAAGATACAGGTAATTCTAAATATCAAGAATATAATGCTAAGATTATGAAGATGTATTCAGATTATGATGCAAGATCTACTTTCATTAGAATAAAATTATTAGAATTATCTGAGGAAAAAGTAGAAGAATATTTTTCTCATGAAAGATTAGTTGAACGTAAATTTGAAATGGAAAAATTATTCAAAACTAAAAAACATCAACTTTCTCAAAAAGAAGAAGAGCTATTAGCTAATATGGCTCAAATTACAGGCGTTTCAAGTAAAGCATTTTCTATGCTTAATAATGCTGATATTACTTTTGAAGAAATAGAAAATTCAAAAGGAGAAAAATTATCTTTAAATCATGCAAGATATGGAATGTACATGGAATCAAGTGATAGAAAACTTAGAGAAAATGCATATAATTCAATGTATAAAACATATAAAGGGTTAAAAAATACTTTTGCAACAACTCTTGAAGGACAAGTGCTAGCACATACAACTAATGCTAAATTAAGAAATTATTCTAGTGCTAGAAATGCAGCTGTTTCATCAAACTTTATAGATGAGGGAGTATATGATTCTTTATTATCAGCAGTTAATGATAAAATATCTACATTACATAAATATGTAGAATTTAGAAAAGAGCAGTTAGGTTTTGAAGAACTTAAAATGTATGATATGTATACGCCTCTTTTAAAAGAAGTAGAACTTAATTTTACATATGAAGAAGCAAAAGAAATAATAATAGAAGCTCTTCAAGTTCTTGGGCAAGATTATGTTAAATTAATTAAAAAAGCATTTGATGAAAGATGGATAGATTATGCTGAAAATGAAGGTAAGAGATCAGGAGCATATTCAAGTGGTACTTATGGAACTAATCCATTTATATTAATAAGCTGGCGTGGAACTTTAGATAACTTATTTACATTAATACATGAGTTAGGGCATAGTATACATAGCTATTATACAAGAAATTATCAACCATATATTTATGGACATTACACAATATTTTTAGCAGAAGTTGCAAGTATAACTAATGAATTAATATTAAATGATTTCTTAATTAAAAAATATGAAGATAATCCTGTTATAAAAGCATATATTATTAACCATTACTTAGATAAAGTAAAAGGAACTGTATTTAGACAAACACAATTTGCAGAATTTGAATATGAAATTCACAGATCAGTAGAAGAAGGGCAACCATTAACTGCTGAATATCTTTCAAATTTATATGAAAACCTAAATAAAAAATATTATGGTGAAGCAATAACATATGATGATAACATTAGATATGAATGGGCAAGAATACCTCATTTTTACTATAATTTCTATGTTTATCAATATGCTACAGGTATGTCTGCTGCATCAGCATTTGCTAAAAAAATATTAACAGAAGGTAGACCAGCAGTAGAAAAATATATTAATTATTTAAAATCAGGAGCAAGTGATTATTCATTAAATATATTAAAGAACGCAGGAGTGGATATGAATACTAATGCACCAGTTTATGCTTGTCTTGAAACTTTCCAAGAAAAATTAGAAGAATTACAAAAAGTATTAAAAGAAATATAA